The stretch of DNA ATGCTCAGGGCCTGGTGCAGCTCGTCCATGTCCTGACAGAGCGCTGCCACATCCCACGCATAGAAAAAGCGCTCTAGGTCGCCGCCGATCGGCTGCAGGTCTTCGGTGAGGAGGCAGCTGCCGGAGCCAGGCTGCAGGGGAAGCCGATGAGCCTTGTACTCGGTAAACTTGCCTTCCCAAAAAGCACCAAAGGCTTTGATATTGGGGAAGATTTCAAGCTGGCCGTCTTTGATTTCAAAGCCCTGACTCTCTAGGCATTGCCTTAGAGCGCAGGCTAAACCAAAGGTGCTCACCGGCGCTGGCAGGGGTATGTAGAGGTGAAGGCCCCCGCTCCAGCTGCTGCGGAGGGGGACGGTGCGAACGATGCCGATCGTCTCTAGCGCTGCTCGCAGCAGAGGGATCTGGTTAAGGATTGCTGACCCAGCATCGATGTCGATGACCGCATAGCGGGTGTCTTTATCAAAGCGAACCCCTACCTGCTGCCCTGCATCCTGGTGTTTGGCCCAAAAGACACGAGGCTTGAGGGGGTATTTGGTGATCGTTCTCCAGTCTGTTTTGGCAGCATTTTCTGTGCTACCTTCGATGCACATCCAGCGATAGCTGAATGTCTCGCAAAAACGTTGCCCTATTAAAGATTGCGGTAACGGTTCCATTTCGGTGCTCAAACTAGTTCAAAAATGAAGGCCCTCACCTGTGGTTAGGTGGGGGCCTATTTGTTTGGTTACAGCAGCAGCATGGCTTCTTTGCCGGTGAAGCTCCGGCCACAAAAGTGCTCACATTTGATCGGCGTGCCGGTCGGGTCTGTGATGTAGGCCCGTGCTTCCTCAAGAGTGAGTTCTGATTGCCATATCTCATGGAGATGCTGAGCGAGCGCTTCTACCTGCTCAGGCTCGAGCTGGTGGCCAGCCACTAGGTAACAGAGTGGTGCTGCTTCATCTCTGGGGCGAATCGCTAGCGGATGAACCAGAGGAACTTGTCGCCCCAGGATGCCGAACAAAGGGGAGTCTTCTTTAACGCTTCCTAAGATCGGCACGGCTTACCTCCCCCAACTTCCGGTTTGGGACTTCGATGTGTGATTTGATACATAGGCCGTCTCTGAGCTTGTTTGCTAATCACGGTTGCTGATGATGTGAGGGGATGTGAAGCCCCTGAGAGAATTGGGAGTACCCACGCGGGGTTGCTGTAGGAGGCTGGCCCCGCGTGGGTGTCCACCCTCAAGATTTTGTGAGGTTAAAGGGATCTTACCTCAAAAATTTTGTGGGCTGAATTTCTTTGAGGTAAGATGTCTAAAAAAGATGAGCCCAATTTGGAGTCGAAGTTCGTGTCCCTTCGCCTAGAAGCTGGATTGACACAGAAAGCAATTGCGGACGCTCTCGGAGTCACCGAGCAAACCGTCCGCAATTGGGAAAGAGGCAAGATTGAAGCTCGTCTAACGCTTGGTCAGACAAAGCTTTTATGCAAAATGCTGAACAAGTCTCTGGATGAGATGCCTGATAACTTCGCTGGAACATAAAACCGGGAGGACGCCCTGACAAAGCATTTCCCCCCGGTCCTTAGTCCCCTTCCGTAAAAAAAGGAGTTACCTCAATGCTACCCGCATCAACACCCCCCGCGTCGGGGGTCGCTTCCGTTTGGCTGAACACATCCTCTGAATTACCCCCAGCGAGCAAAGCGAGGGAGTTTGCTCGCCATCTGATCCAACGCGGCGTTGACCCTGAGCTGGCCCAAGATGCTGCGATCGTTCTCGCTTATAAACCGGTTCCTTGGTCACCCACCGACCAGGCGATCGTTAAGCGGGCCTGGTTCCAGTGCTGGGACGGCATTCAGCCACTTTACCCGGACGACTCCGGCCATTGATTCGCGCGGGTTCGGACGTCTCTCGGACGTCTCTCGGACTAAAAACCGTCCGAAAAGCATCCGAACCCTTATACACCAACGTTTAGAGGCATCCCATGACATCTATCCACGCATTCGCTAAACAGCACGACATTCCCCGCTCGACGCTTTACGACCGCTGCAAAACTTTAGGCCTCGATACCTCCAACGGCCTCGACTACGAAGCTCAGGCCCGGTTACTCAAGGAGTTTGGTAAAGAGGCTGTTCCCCAGGTCACGGTCGAAGAAGGCAACCACCGCAGCGATATGACCCTGCACGTGGGGCAGGCCGCCGCCAGCCTAGAGCAGTTCCGAACTGACCGCACTCGCTCAGCTCTAAGCAATCCTCGTGAGTTCATGGCTGGGCTAACCGGCTTTCTCGATCAGATCGAGCAGGGCATGGAGCTGGCAGAGGCTCAGCAGGAGCAGGAGCTACAGCAGGTCAGGCATCTCAAGCGCCAGAGCCAAAAGCGCATCGAGCAGTTCCACCGCCGCTCTGATGAGTACCGCATTAAAACAGATGTACTGGCCCACATCCAAAACGCTGAGATCGATGACCTGGCGGATCTCGCTGAGGAGATCAATACCCTGGGAAAGTTATCCGATTCATCTGGGCAACTCTCAGGGGGCGCGGGCGATGACTGATAAATCTGATTCAGCCTTTCCTATTGATATATCGAAGTACTACACGCTAGGTCTGACCAAGCGGGAGGTTTTTGCTGCGATCGCACTTCATGCGCTGACTGTAAATGCCTCCACGGTTCAAGAGAACTATTACGCAGAGAAGGCTGTAGCCTGTGCCGACGCTCTAATTGCCGCTCTGAAGGATTCACCCAAGTTTGAGGAAGGTGACATATGAGCCCAAGACTCAGATCAGGTGGGGGACTTGCGATCGCCCTTTTGGGACAGCTCTTTTTTGCGGCCTGCACCGAGCAGCAAATGTATGACCTGCTCTACAGCGATGGGGTTGCGATCGCCAACCCGCCCGAGATTGCCGACTATGCCCCCGGTGGCCAGCAGTACGGAGTCAAAGGTAGCCTCTCAACCCGGCAACTTGCCGCTCTCAAGGGGCTGGCCTGGCCCCAGAGCTATGAGGACGTCAAGGGGACATTTGGCTTTCCTAGCCACCGCACCGAAACCGCTGACTACTACGCCCTCCAGGGCGATGACTCTATCTGGGTGGTCATCCACTACTCAGGCAAAACAGCAACCCGATACACCACGGAGGAACGGTAATGAGCCGGTTTAAGAAAGACGACCGCAGCCTGATCGAAATCAGCAACGACAAAGGTGATCATTGGGTGGCTGAAATTCCGACTAGTGCCGTGAGGAAAGCTGAAAAGGCCCTCAAAGAAGCAGGGTGTAAACTTGATTATGACGAAAGTACCCCTTGGTTCAGCCAAGCTGAGAAGGAAAGGGATTACGAGCGGCGTGACCACAACCAGCATCGCTACCGTTCGGCCCGAGTCGTTAACGAGGGCGAAGATCTCGAAGACAATCATGATAGAGAGCTAGACCTCAGCGACTACGAAGACACAGGCGAAGATCTCGAGGACAATCATGATAGAGAGCTAGACCTCAGCGACCACGAAGCCGACGAGCAGCCCACATCGCCATGGTGGCGGTAGCAACAACTCATCAAAGGAGAATGGCATGTATACGCGCCACAACAACCTTGAAAATTTGCAAACCTATCTAGAGGTTGACTCTGGGTATGTGGTGAAGGATGAGGGGCTGGCAGAGCATCTAAAGGAGGTCAATGAGAGCGCTAGCCTTGGGAAAATCGTCTTGAGTGGAGGCGAGACGGAAGGAGCGCTAGAAGACTGCTACTACCTCTGGGTAGATCCGCACTACACCGGGGAGCTGTCACCAGGTCAGCGGCAACTTTATGAGATTTTGCTGACTCTGCAGCAGTCGTCTGTCTACACTCTCACCACCATTGGAAAGCTCAGTGAAATGATGGGTCTAGAGTGGTCGTTGGCCTGTGGCAAGCGGCTCGAAAATTTGCAAACTGTGGGAGCGATCAACGGGTTCAAATAACGCTTCCCCTACCGCGTCACACACAAGCCCCCTGCCTAGAGGGGGCTTTTTTACTGGGCAGAGGGTGAGGGGGTTATTTGCGATCGCGCTCCAAATCCCAGAGAGCTTTCTCAGCGCACCACTTCCCAGACTTGTCAGGGTTCTTCCCTCGCACTGCCTGCACCAGGCGCTCAGACCCGGCTCGCTCGTGTGTGTAGCGATCAATCTTGTAGAGCAAAGATGCCGGTATTTCAAACGGTGGTGGTGGTTCCACATACCACACAGGTCGAGGCGGTGGCGGTGGCACCGTCGCTGCCACCGCTGCTATCGGTGGCGGAACATCTGATGGGGGAGTAGCTGACGGGTCAACAGGGTCTTTTTGGTAAAAGAAACGCCCCCCTGCGTTGACAATTTTCCCGCCCATCGTTGACCCCAATTCTATTTCCTACATTGCTAAAGTTCCCAGTCAGAACGGTTTACACTCTTTAATCAAAGTGTCAAAACCACACTAAGACGTAATACTAAAAGGGTCTTTTATCTCTCTATATATGGCTACACTCATTATTGCCCAGGATATTCCAGGCGGAATCAACACTCTTGAGAAGTCGTTGGCGTGGAATATCCTAGTCTCGCAACAGCTTTTTGGTAAAAACACTTACCAAGAATTGCAAGGTGGCTTACTAGAAAAAGAGATCGACGCAAGCGTTGTAAGAGCAGCTGATGATACGTTTCGCTTAATTTTCCGGGGCGCTCTCCGGCTAGATCCTACTTATGTAACTGGGGGAGGAAAATTGTGGTCGTACGCGATGCCTTGGGGCGAGGTGGCAATCCCAGCAGCCTTTAAATCCAACTAATGCCAGTTACGTCCTTTTCTCCTCCAACCTCTTTTCATCATCCATTGCCTGGAAGAGGGGGAGCTTGGCAACCTCCCTATGGCTCGGCTTCTCCCTCTCCCCCAATTGCTACTTCCCTGGCAGGCCAACAGCGCATTTTGCAGCAGCAAAACGCAAGCTTTAGCCGCCCTCCAACCGGTCCCAGACCCCTATCTCAAGCCGCCCCAGGTGCCGGTTACTCAGTGCAGGCAGGCTATGGAAACGCGGCAGGTGGAACAAACAGTGCTTATCAACCCGGTGCAGCCTATAAGCCCAATGCTGTCAGGGCAGCACAACAGGCATTACAGCAGCAGAATGCGAGCTTTCGCAGGCCCCCCACATCCCCCAGACCCTTACCGCATTCTGCAGCAGGCCCAGGCTACTCGGTGCAGGCCCCTTACTCTAATGCCGCTGGCGGGTTAAACACTGCTTATTCCCCAGGCGCTACTTACCGAGGTGCTCAGTCAGCTGTCAATGCAGCCCGCGCCTCTACTCCCAATGCTGCAGCTGCAGCAGCGACGGCAGCTGCGACGGCAGCTGCTTCCAAAGGTGCGGGGGGAATTGCTGCTGTGGGAGTTGGAGCGCTCGCCGCCCCATTTACCGCAATTGTGGCCGCTGCTGCAGGAGCAGCTATTCTCAGTCAGCAGCAATCCCCCCAAGCGAAAAACGCTAACTGGGCAGCTCTGCCCCAAAGCTATAAGGAGGCCGCAGGGCAAGCTTGGGGGAGTCCAGCCTATAAAAATCCCGATGGGAGCATTACCTACCTCCCCCCTTTCTCGCCTCATCCGGTCGGGGGGCCTAATCAGGTTGGGTTAGGCCCTTATGCTGCCGCTGCCGCTGCAGCAGCTGCGATCGCATCTCTGGCTGCTGCTTCCCAGATAGACGCGGGTTCAATTGCAGGAGGGGCAGCCACTAATGCAGCCCCTCCTTTCACTGGGGGGCAATCACCTGGAATCCCTTATCGAGTTGTTTGGAAATGTCCCGGTGAAATCGTTTTCAGCAACGGATTTAAGTTTACGGGGGGAGTAACCGATCCTAAGGTCGTGAATTTGACAGGGCCTTTAAGGATTGGTTTTTCTGGGGCAACTGCAGGTATTTTTTTTGGGACTAGCACCCCTCAATCTTTTTATAATTTTGGCGTTGATAAAACTCCCCCAGGTGCAGATCCATCAATCGATCCAGAACCTCAAATTCTCTCAACCAGTCGATTAGATGGCTTGGCCGACATTGGCGGCGATCCGGCAGGGGAGCTCATAGCTCCCTCAGCCCCTCCAACTCTCACTCAACGACTAGCAAACCCAACTGCCCTACAAAGTGGTTTAGCTCCCATTCCTACAATCGATCTGCCTGGGCTAAAATCTCCCATCAAATCAATCCCAGAACCTACCCCAGAGCGTCAAACAGAACCTTTACCGGCTGAGTCTTTACCGGCAGGGCATCCCCTCTCATCACCTCCCCCAACTATCGATCCGGTTATGCCGCCAGTGCCGCCAGTGGCACCCGATGGCACTCCAACCCAAACCCCCGCGCCACTGGCTACCCCCGAGAACGTCCCCGCGCCCATTGAAAAATACACGCTCAACACCGGAACCACGGTTGAGCAAAAAGTGAACGCTGACGGCTCTATCAGTACTCGGATCGTGAGCGATCCGAGCACTCCCCCTCAGTTGCCGCTAAAACAATCCCCCTTTGCAATCCCCCCGCTGCCGCTGGTAATACCGCTGGCACCTTCTGGGCTAAAAATTGACAATCCGACCAAAGCGGGCAGCTTCACGGCTGCTCCCCCAACTACTCCCCCCGCATGGATTCCTCCAGTCCCCCCAGAAGTAAGCTGCCGCTGCAACGGCCCTGTTCTCAATGGCCAATCAGCCATACAGCAGAATCAAAACGCCCTAGATAAAAAGCTCGACGACATCAACACGGCAGGCAATGGAGGGAACGCGGCAATTTTGGCGGCAATAGCTGAGATGCGAACGTTTGTTGGCACCATGCAAACTTTCGCAGAAACAGCATGGAAGGCAACAAAAATGGATAAAGTTATAAATCTCTTGACCTTGGTTAGCGTGCTCCACAACGCTTCTATGCTCAGCCGAGACATCGCCGAAACCCTGGGCTACGCCATCGACAACGCCCTTCAGGCCGCTGGTGTGCCTATCAAAGACGAACAGGGCAACCAGATCAGTGTCACAGAAGCTGTGGGCGGCTCCGTCCAAAACTTTGTTAAAGGCATTCTGGGTGAGGACGTTTACAACGGGCTGCGTGCAGCCTACCTCAAGGCCAACCGAATTGTCCAAACTGCCAGCATGGTCATTTGGACAATTCGGAGCATTCAGGACTCCGCCCTCGACCTGACTGAGTGGATAGCCGAAAACACCGGCAAGATAGGCAACGCGCTGAAAAGATTTGGTGTAGTCGGCGAGCGAGCCTACCCATGGATGAGCGAAAACCCCCAGGCCCGCAACAGGTTTAGATCCCGATTTGACAAGCTCACCGGGAACCTAGAAAGGGCAGAGGATTTTGCTAGCAGCTTCGCCACCGGCACCAGCAACGTGTTGGAGCTGACCCAGGAGGTTGGCGAGCTGGGCGAAAACTGGCAGGCATTCCAGAAGTCGGTGATCGACTTCAAGGAAGAGCCTTGGCCAGATAACAAACCAATTCAAGAAGAGGCAGCATTAGCGGCTGCCGGTGCCCAAAGCCCCCCCATCAGTCCAGCCGATACTGAGCGAGGTTCCTAGCCATGCCAGTCCCCCCAGAGTTCAATCACGTTGAGCACCTCCAAAGCGTTTATCGAAGGTGGCTCAACCGCGAAGTCCGAGAGTGGTTTCGCAGCGCCGACGGCGACGAGCAGGACGACGACATCACCACCCCGCGAGGTTCACTCCTAGTGGCCTGCACTCATCTGGATAGCGACTCGCTGATCATGACCCAAATGAGGCAGCAGCTATTCGACCGCATCAGACTCCAGAAATTCCAAATCCCCGTCGTGGGCATCCCCACCGGCAGCGTGGAGGAGAGTCGAAGGTATCGGCCTCAAATCATGCTCTACTTCCAGGAAGATCAGGCCGATGTCTACAGCGAATACGCGCCGGTCACGGGCGAGATCTCAGTGCGCCTGATGAACCACACCAGCGAGACGATCACCCCAGCGATCGCCAACCAGATGGCCAACCGCATACAGGTCAATTTTGGTACTGGTGGCGGCTACATCTGGCGGAAGGGCAAACACATGATGAGCTACATCGACCGAAATAAAGGCTATCAGCTGCAGCTCCTAGTCCGTAATGAAGGTGACGGCAGGCAGCTAATTGACCGAGTTCTAGACCTGCAAACCGACACACCTAACTGGAGCAAAGCCCAGTACAAGGAAAACCTTGAACCAGTTGAAGCATACCCAACACTGCCTGATCGCGAACGTGTCTACGGAGAAGTGCGTAGACTGCCCCGCAAGCGGCCAATAGCAGATGTGAGGTTTCAATTTGCTGTGCTTCACGTTTGGGGGTTAACCAACCCAGTGCCGCTAGTAGATCGCACTGGGCTATGGCCATCTGCCTTAGCTTCCTAATTTTTTTCTTCGCCTCAATTTTTCAGGAAAGTCAATGACTTTCCGCCACAAATTCAATCGTTCCAGCCTGG from Pseudanabaena sp. FACHB-2040 encodes:
- a CDS encoding helix-turn-helix transcriptional regulator; amino-acid sequence: MSKKDEPNLESKFVSLRLEAGLTQKAIADALGVTEQTVRNWERGKIEARLTLGQTKLLCKMLNKSLDEMPDNFAGT